The genomic interval GAAGGACCTGGCCGAGGTTCGCGATCTGCGGCCGCTGTTCGCGCCGGTGTTCACCACGGATTCCGATGCGTCCGCGGCGACGATGATCAACGCGATCATCGCGCGGGGTACGTCGACTCCGCGGCTGACCAACCACGACGGGCATCCGTGGCACATCCACTACTCACGCGCGGGCGCGTCGCTGGCGTGCCGGATCACGGTGGAGTGTGGGATCGCGCTTGCCCAGGTGATCTCCGCCGGCGAACGCGAACGCCTCCGCCGCTGCGAGGCGCCGGACTGCGACGACGCCCTCATCGACCTGTCGCGGAACCGCTCCAAGCGGTACTGCGACGCCCGCACCTGCGGCAACCGCCTGCACGTGGCGGCCTACCGCGAACGCCGTAAAGCCTCTGGCGAGTAGCCGGCGCGGATCCGCAGGCCATCACAATCGCGACGCACAGCCCCCTGCCTGCGGGCAGGGACCGGACGACGCCGATTGTGATGGCCTGGGGATCCGGGCTACGGATTGAGGTTCTCGGCTGAGCGTTCGGTGAAGATCTTCGCGACCTGGGCCGTGATGGTGCCGGGCGCAACGAGATCGCGCTCGTCGACGCGATGGATGCCCTGGACATCGCGGGTGGTCGATGTGAGGAAGATCTCCTCGGCCTCGAACAGCCGCTCCAGCGGTACGTCGCGCTCGACGCCGCCGAACCATTC from Kribbella sp. NBC_00709 carries:
- a CDS encoding CGNR zinc finger domain-containing protein → MTFSHDTEQALGTLVRLVNTMPGPNSQVDSLEILEELEKFVQEREFSAVDTLTEKDLAEVRDLRPLFAPVFTTDSDASAATMINAIIARGTSTPRLTNHDGHPWHIHYSRAGASLACRITVECGIALAQVISAGERERLRRCEAPDCDDALIDLSRNRSKRYCDARTCGNRLHVAAYRERRKASGE